The genomic segment TAAGTCTGGGATATCTATTTTATATAATCTATAAAAAGAGTCAGAGTTATAGCATGTCGCTGTAAACTCATATAATGGATTTTTTAGTTCATATTGATATTTCTTATAGTTTTTAAGTCCTTTTGATGAAAAAAAGTCTTTTTTGATTATAATTTCATCTCCAATAAATTTTTGCCCTGTTGGATATTCAGAAGCATCATTATATGAATTTGCAAATCCTAAAAGCTTCTCAACTTTCCAAGTTCCATAGAAATATTTTTCAGTTTCACTATCCAAATTTATACGTTCTACAGTACAATCGGATGTGTTTTTTGGAATAATAGACTCATCCGTTTCAGATTTAGGCTCACTAGAAGTATTTGGATTTGATGTCATTTCAACATTTCCACAAGCCGATGCTAGCATCAACATGATCATGATACAAACCAATAATATTTTTTTCATATTTCACACTCCTTTTTATTTTTTTGATTGTGTCACAATCTCTTCAGACATCATATGGCTATTTACTGCGTATAATTTTTTTGCGGTGATAGTAGGATTCAATATGCCAAAACACTGCCGTACGCACTTCATTGGCGTATTTTGAAAAGCTTACCATTAAGCCATTATTGCTTGGCTTTGCCCAAAAGCTCTCCATTGGAGCGTTATCCCAACAGTTCCCTTTCTGGTCCATGGAACACCGATAGCTAAACATCCTTTGATAATCGTTTGAGCACTATCGGCTCACTACGTTTATGATATTCACCTGTTATGACGTCTTGGCATACTAAAAAGTTCCAGGGATTTTTTCCTAAATATTTTCGGGTTCTCAAGCTCCGTCTCTGCTATTCCTTCGCATTAATTCGCTTCTGCTTAAGCAAGCACACAAAAAAGGCCCTCGCATTAGCGAAGGCTATGGGGACTGACCCCATAACGTGAAACAAATCAAAACACCTTCAAGAGAATGCGACCATGTCGTAAGATATGGGGACAACTTGGAGGTGTTTTTTCTGTGTCAACGAGAGTAAGTTATCCAACGGAAATCAAATTAAAGGCTGTTGAAATGAGGCTGAGAGGCCAATCAGTGAGAGAAGTAATGGAACAACTTTGTATCAAGAACAAAACGCAAGTGGAAACATGGTTACGTTGGTATAGAAACAGGGAAACTCATCGCTTTGAACAACCGGTAGGTAAACAATACACCTATGGGAAAGGACCAGAAGTTACATCTGAAGTTGAAAGGTTGAAACAGGAAAATCGCTTCTTAAAGCAACAATTGGATGTCTTAAAAAAGTACAAGGAGTGGGAAAGGAGGTGTCGCCAGAAGCAGCAGTCCGATGGATGGATTCCATAAAAGGAGGGGTCTCAATACAACTAGCGTGTCAATGGCTGGGCATTGCTCGTTCCACCTATTATCGCTGGAAACATCAAATGAATACACAACAGATTTCGAATCCAATAGTGACACGTATTCGGGAGTTGTGCCTAGCACATAAATTTCGCTATGGATACCGCAAAATTACAGCGCTTTTACGCCGAGAGATGCAAGTGAATCATAAACGAGTGCAACGGATCATGAGAGAAGAAGGCTTGCAATGTCGAGTGAAAGTGAAAAAACGAAAGGGAACCGGACAACCGTTCCAGGTTGCTGATTATCTTTTGAAACGTGATTTTCGTGCGGAACAGCCATTGCAAAAGCTAGTTACGGATATTACTTACCTGCCTTTTGGTAAGAAAATGTTGTATTTGTCTAGCATCATGGACTTGTACAACGGTGAGATCATCGCATACAGTATTGGAGACACACAAGATACAAATTTGGTTTTAGATACGTTGAACCAGTTGCCTGCAGTGGAGCGCTGCATGCTACATAGTGATCAAGGTTCCGTTTAT from the Brevibacillus brevis genome contains:
- a CDS encoding IS3 family transposase (programmed frameshift); translated protein: MSTRVSYPTEIKLKAVEMRLRGQSVREVMEQLCIKNKTQVETWLRWYRNRETHRFEQPVGKQYTYGKGPEVTSEVERLKQENRFLKQQLDGLKKVQGVGKEVSPEAAVRWMDSIKGGVSIQLACQWLGIARSTYYRWKHQMNTQQISNPIVTRIRELCLAHKFRYGYRKITALLRREMQVNHKRVQRIMREEGLQCRVKVKKRKGTGQPFQVADYLLKRDFRAEQPLQKLVTDITYLPFGKKMLYLSSIMDLYNGEIIAYSIGDTQDTNLVLDTLNQLPAVERCMLHSDQGSVYTSNAYQQAVKEKGITMSMSRKGTPADNAPIESFHSTLKSETFYLEDFTCTTTAIVVQIVRNYIYYYNAIRIQTKLNNQSPIEYRQLVA